DNA sequence from the Callospermophilus lateralis isolate mCalLat2 chromosome 2, mCalLat2.hap1, whole genome shotgun sequence genome:
AGATATTCTGTTTTATGGCTACATAATACATTCCTCATAGTAGCCAGCTAGCATGAACACTCTTTTGGTCATAGGAAGAACCAGCTGATAAAGTATGAACAGATAAGTACGATACTGTCATCATCCTAGAATAAGTTGATGCCATTATATTTATATTCAAACCTGTCAATGGGGTATCTGTTTTGCAATCTACAGCAGCAGCACATTAAATCACTGATTTGTTTAAATGTAGATGGGATATAAGGTAATAGTGTTAATGCCTAAAGCTTTTTAGTGTTATCATCTTTTTATATGAATATGTCTTGCCATTATTTCACAATAGGAAGGCTCCTTACTATATCTTCACAGAAGATTGGTTTGATATTGCTTTACAAAGTTCCCTTTAATCATTTATTATATGTATTTCAGTGAATACTTTATTTTTTGATCTTATGAAACTATAAACCACAGAGTAGATTGGATTGAGATTAAATCTATAACTTTGAATCAGATTGTTTTTATACTTTCTAGTATTAGTATTAGATTGTTTTAGATTCTGTTCTTTTTTGACGGGTTGAGATTAGGAGTTTCTTATAGCCTAATAGCAAAGAGTTTTTTGTAATATATTGGAAACAGTaatgattattttaattttttgtatttaaaaaatctgttactTTGTACATTCTAAGTCTGTTCATTGTTTCATATTTCTTTACCTAGATAGACTCTGCTCTCTTACAATGAGATATTCCTGGGacatcagaaatggtggaaaagttAAATCTACTCATTTATTGGACTTTTAAGACAATTTTCTAGTTATCTATCCATGTCATTTAAAATTTCAACCTGATCTCTACTTCTACTTTATACTCTTTccccttattttgctctgcttgatTTTAATGACACTACCTTCTTGACTGTGATTTGCTATTGATTACATTTGTCCATCTCCCTTACCCATCCCTGTCATTGCCAGAATGTAAGTTGCATAAAGGCAGAGTTGTGAATTTATTCCTTTGGCTCTACTATATCCCAGAAGCCTGGATTAGTTTTCATTACATAGCGGACATTCAATAATTATGCTAAATTAGAAGACTCAAATTCTAATGTATTTGCTACTTTCTTATAGAAAGAACATACTGGTCGTCTTGTCATAGGAGATCATAAATCAACATCTCACTTTCGAACAGGTAAGAAAGTCAAATAATTAGAATGGAGGTGTTAAATTTGGTGTATGAAACAATTGTACATATTTTGGGTTACTATTAACCTCTGTACATAGTTCTGTTAAAACTGAAATAGTAGAATTGCAAATGTATGTATATTACATGAAAACATGTCCCCTGTATCATGTAAAGTATAAAATATGGGTTTTGATTTAAAAGATAAGAGtacatatcatatatataaataGTCTAACCAAGAAATTaacctttttctgttttcatttttactgattaaaaacatatattttacttgtATTGAGATTTTTATACCTAATCTTGCCAACTGTGATACGTATAGAATTCTTTTTCATTGTATCAGTTGCTTACCATATAATGTATAGTTGGCATATTTTATTGCTTTTGAGCTTATTTACTAAGTTCTGTCCTGAAATCTTTGAAGAATATACATTAATTGCAGTCTGAAGAaataaactcttttttttcttttttactaccgagggaaacttaataaAAACTGAATTTGAATTTAGCTTGTTGAAAAGTAAAATTTTCAACTGTTTAAAATTGATCCTATTCTCCATTGGATCAATTTGTCTCTCATTGGATCATTGTCTCCATGGACATTATTAACAATGCATCATAACCTAGATTAAactcaatttttttaattatttaaattaatttcatAGGTCTAATATATAGCACATTAGAAATTAATGGGTCTTTCATTTTTCTGATAAACAGTTATATCAAATTGATTTACTTTGCTACATAAGGCAAAAAAAATGAGCTttgcagaaagaaaaaatattttaactgcTGCATTTACTCTTAAAACTGGGAACTTAATGAATAAAAACAATGCAGAGCCCTACCATTTGaagaaaacctgaaattcctcttATATTGATAAAACATGGCAAAGGAAACGCCAGTGATATTGGTAACATTCCCTTTCTTGGGCGGTAAGTTTGTTTGTAGTTGTTTGGTGTCTTGCTGCATAAATTAATTACAAcagaattatataaaataaatatacaaatgtcacataataataattttttaagtttATGTTGCTTCAGTTAGCTGATAAGCAAAGACAGGCATAAAGGAGAACCATTCAGAGgtcatttttatatattcattctcTGAATATAATTGTTTACTTTTTAACTCTCTTTCCAAAAATAGATGGGATGCTTTTGTTTGTtggagatttttgttttgttttgttttgttttaggtgacTTAGAGAAAACTTTCAGAATAGTCATTATATACTTCAGAGGGCTAATTACTAATAACTAATCATAAATACATCTTTCAGTTATAGAAACCTATCCACAAAATTCATTGTAAAATTAGTCACAGAGTATTCAGCTCTGAATATAATGGCATCTGTAttatggggtttttttttgtaatcagatgtttttattaatttgaCTGAAACATAACCAAAGTACAATGGACATGCAGGGGAAGAAGACAAGAAAATTAATGAAGAACTGGAGTCTCAATATCAACAAAGTATGGACAGTAAATTATCAGGAAGATATCGACGACATTGTGGACTTGGCTTCAGTGAGGTAGTGATTAACTTGTTTTCATTGATTGGGAAGATAATTTCAATTTGATATCATTTGTTTCTGTTGGATTACACTAGCAACCAAGTATCCTAATGTAGATAGCTTTCTTTATacagatatttaaaatattattacccAACCATGTCTTTCTAGAGATAATCAGATATTTTTTAACACTAAATGTATTTTCCAATAGTGGCTTAAACATACGAGTTAgaccaaatattttatataagggtTTATAAGAATTCTTTCTCAATTGTTGCTTAGGTGAGCTCTTTTTTGTTATGAGTTAATTTattatgagttaatgtataactggttgttccACAGAATATAACATGTAAATATATGTATGCATAATATAATATGCAAAACATTGGTAACTAATTTCCACATAAACATCAATGTTAATTTACTTTACTAAGAGTCTTTCCCAGTTTTTATGCTGCCTATCCCAGTTTTGATGCTGGTTTTACAACGAACCTCTTAATTGATGTTTTAGGTAGAAGATCATGATGGAGAAGGTGATGTGGctggagatgatgatgatgatgatgattcacCTGATCCTGAAAGTCCAGATGATTCTGAAAGTGACTCAGAATCAGAAAAAGAAGAATCTGCTGAAGAACTCCAAGCTACTGAGCACCCTGATGAAGTGGAAGAtcccaaaaacaaaaaagatgcaAAAAGCAATTATAAAATGATGTTTGTTAAATCCAGTGGTTCATAACTCCCAAACACTTAGTCTTTGTATTAAAAGTAAGCCTTATTGTTATAATGCACAGTGGAGGACTGCTTATAGAGCACAGACCtttgtattataatttttaaaaaggccctTTTAAATAATTACAAAGTGTTTGCTTTCAAATGCCATTCGTTACACTTTTATGGGCATGACTATAACCATTTTGTAAAGAGTAAGAgttgtataaaataaataaatacagtacTCAACTTCCTTTCATATTAGCATCATCAGCCCTTTAACCTCACCTTTTACCCCTTCTGATGCATTGTGGGGAAGAGACTTTTGTGTTTGGTAGCTATTTCATCCTTGTTTTTgttccttcatttttttctcttataaaaATTTGATACTGTGATGTGTTCATGAAAAATATTCCTTAACTAATAGTTTGTTAAAGTAGAATTATTCATCATGGATATTTCTGCTGCCAATCACAATCTAAATTATTGTTGGCAAAAGATTAGCTATTTAGTTTACTCTTACCGATTCAGTTCTGCTCTTTTGGACCAAAACAACATGAGAGCAAGTACATTAATCAAAGTCCCAAGTTTTCAGTTCTATATAGGATGATGGGACATATTGGGTTAACATCTGTTGGGTGGGAATTCAACTGACATACATTTGGAATGTATAATCCCAGCCTTTATAATAATTTGGATTACATTGTATGTTGGGTTTTTGATAAAATTTGGCtaaatttttacaaatgaaattatTTCTCTGATCATTTAGTCCTATCTATTTAGAAATATGttaaactggatttttttttttttttaagcaacatGTGAccaaagttcattttttttctccttaaggTCTAAATAAAGAGAAAGCAGTTTCCCATATTTGGTTGTGATACCTTTGTCCTCATTGTCTAAAAATGAGGAACGGGCTTATTGACTAAGAAGCTGAAACAAGAAATTCTCTTCATTTTATCCCAGTGCTGTTACTTGATTGTCTAATTACTAAAAGAGGTATTAGTTTCTAATTTTATTGATTCTGTTGGAGTGAGATTAGAATAATCTGTGGTTGTGTGGTTGATTTGTACAATGGATTAACATGCCTTATGGGTTAGTCAGTGGATCTGAATAATTGTTTCCAGTGTTTCCAAGTAACAGGTTCAAAGATGTGAGCCAAACCTGtttgtgaaagctaaaaattttaTATCTAGTTAACTTAAGTATGTGTTTGATGCGTTTTCCCCCCAAGTACTCTATCATTTTGTAATTTAGAATGTGCTAGAGTGCAGCAACTAAAACAGGTGATTTCCGGTTATAGACTGTGTCTtgcaatatttttcatatatctggctCCTAaagtatgttttttgtttgttttatactttttttaacTTCTCGTGTTGTTTGAAAATAGGCGCCACCCTactatttaaaataatgaatttaaGTGACAGTCAATATGTATGACATTTAACATACTTGGTTTGTAGAAGTTTGGCTTTATTCAACTATTTTAATAAGAATGAGAGAGACCTGTGTTATGTTCTAAAAAGTGAGCATTTTAATTAATTCTTGGTTTAAACATGCTGGGTTGCTTATGAGTCTTGGTTCTGATGTAAACAGAAGCATCTTCTGAAATAATGAcactggaaaatcattttcatattTCTTCATCTCCACAGAGAAATTCTGATTTCAGCTCATGTGTTATTGGGCACTAACAATTCAGGGTTAGGGTAAATTTAGGTCTGTTGGTTCATGAGTCGAGTCCTGGCAGTACATTAAACATAATAGCTgtctttttaaaagcataaacATCATGGTTTTTTTTAACTCAGATTGGaagaaatatattaaaagaaGATGGATGTTATGTAATCTTTCTACCTctactaaagaaaaagaaaaaatcaggaGGGAAAACATTACTTTTGTACAGTGAAACACTATTGAAAAGTTTCAGGGCAACTTTTTCCATGTCATGGATAATTTCATACCTGAAATGCACTTCTCCCAAATTTGCCTATCAGATATTTACATGTACCAATAATCTAATAAGCCTTTTTATTGAAAATGCTTTCAATAACAGATTCCAATGTCATTTGTTTTTAGGGAaaagtttcaaatatttttaaaatctgggaAAACAAGGTACAGAAAAAACCTGGGAATGATTAAGGTATAATTTGAAAACGGGTCACATTCAGCTATTCTTTACACCTGTTCATGTCAAGTCAATTCTCCCTAAGGGTTTAAAAACCTTTATTCTGAAACTTATGGCCCATCCCCCTGCCCCATACACTTCATGTGTCCTTGGCTCTCTACCTTGGTGTTAAACTAACCTCTAGCCTGACTTCATGTCTGGGTCTCCATTCCTCATAAGTAAATTgaggatagcagtgtgaccacctTCTGTAGTTGATGCAAGAATTAGATAAAACAAGTAAAAAGTTATGTGCACAAGTAGGTAATGTGATTAATAAATGCAAGCAACTGTAAAATCCTTTGTATTTTATGAACCCAGTACTTTTGATTGTCTTTTGAGTCAGACCTCTTCTTTAACCTATTAGTGTTTGTTTTGTGGTCTGAAGATCAAATCCAGagtcttgtgcatgctaaacaTGCAGTCCACTACTGAgccagccatatccccagcccactattgtttgtttttgcagcaTTTGCAGGTGTTTTACGTGTTTTTTAGAAGTTTGCTCCCAGGTACCACACCATGTGCTTCAGTCTGATCCTCTCCACCTTTTGTATACAATTTTAATATCTTGTTTCTCTTACTGTCTAGACTTCCATCCCCTCCCTCAGTCCACTCCAATGGGACTTCTACCCACCTTTGACACACCACATTGAAAAATTTTCATCAAATCAAAAATTCTTGTTTTCCTAAAACTTTTCTTGACTCAGCAGTTCTTACCATTGTTAACAGTCTTCTCTGTGGAATATTCATACTCCCACTGTATATGAAGGGGTTCAACACAATTTCCCAGTCCTGTGCATTTACATGTACTTGTGCTAAAATTATTTCCTTTAAAACCAGTCTTTCACTGGAGAAAGGCAACCTAATTGTTTAATAGTCCCAAGGAGCACAATCTTTTAAGAGTCCAAAGGAACAATTTGAAACATTTTTGTTGAGGCTTGAGTGACTCTGGCAATTCAGatggtgctatggtttgaatgtcccctccaaaacagattttttttttttttaataagtgccTTCATGAATTCATTGACTCTGTTACAGGATCAAGAGAGGAGGTGttggctgggtttgtagctcactggtagagcccttgcctagtatgcatgaggcacttggttcaattaccagtactacgtgcaaaataaaggtattgtgtccacctacgactaaaaatattttttgtttttttcacacaTTTTCTTAACCCTTCCACTCTTCTGCCACCAACAACACCACAGAGGTCCTCAGCAATTGCTGGCACTAATGTTCTGGCACTTGTATCTTGGATTGCCCAGCCTCCAGAAGTGTCAGAAGTAAACTTTTGGAGTTAATGGAGATCTATAACAAGGTCTTGCACACACTAGacacactaccactgagttaaGTCACCAGCCCCTCCCCCCCAAACAGTCCCCATTTCTCaagttgacctcaaacttggctCAGGtgatttcctgcctcagcctcctaagtacctGGGAACTGCAGGCACTCCACCACATTTAGCTAAAAATGACTTTCCACCCCACCCCAGTGCTGGGTTTTAAATCTGTGTCCTCACATGctgagcaagtgctctactgctgacctACATCCTCAGTTGTCTTTTCatcataaattacccagtctaagGTATTGCTACAGCTAGAAAGCAGATTAACAGATCATTTCCAGTTATGCACTCAGTGAAACCAGTAAAGAACTGATAGGTTTAttataaatattgatgaaagatcactgatttttttttttaacctaaattTTAAGTTaagattgaggggctggggatatagctcattggcagagtgcttgcctagcacgtgaggcactgggtttgatccttagcaccaaataaaaataaaggcattctgttcatctacaactacaatttttttttaagtttctaaaAGTCTATCATTACCACTTTTTCATGTGAGAAAGGTTTCTCAGTCCTTTTGTTTCTAGAAATAGCAATTTTCTCTTATAGGAACTCGAGTTACATACATGCTGCATCAACTATCTCCATGTCACTGTTGTCATTCCTATCTTCTATTCCTCTTGTGATTTGAGCACTGTATTCTGTCATTccaatttaattttcatttttataattaatttttaaattttgtcctttTCAATTATTTCATTCTTTGTTCTATTTCTGAAGTGGTTATTTTAaagagatgaatttttaactaagATTAGTTCTGTGAAATGTTTCATCATAACTTTCAAATGTTTTGAGGCAGTATTTTTCTGATAAGTGGGCTCATCTGCCATTTTTCTTTCTACTGTATCCTCATACAAAGCTTTGCTAGTTTTTTATTGTTTGATCaactataaatatttattgagcatctgctaTGTACCAGGATTTAGGCACTGTGAGTATAGCAGTGAACAAAATCAGACCCTGCTTTAATGAAGCTTTCATTTCTGTTGGAGGGGAGATGCATGACAACTGTATGCTTTAGGTGATGATAAACATGAAAACAGAATAAGGAGATACAGTGACATTACTAGAATAAGTGAGGGGCAGCAGAAGGTTACAAGGTGAATTCAAAAAGATAGCAGGAATAAGATCATAAGAGCATGAGATAAACTTTGGTTTTTATTCTAAAGAAAATGAGAAGACCTTGGAGAATTCTATTATTAGAGCAATATGATCTAATTAATATGGGTTAAGATGCTATATTTTTAAGTACTATAGTTTAAAAGGTTGGGGGGAAATTTAGTTGGGAAGCCAACTAAATAGGCAGCACAGTTACAGCATTACAGCAACGTTCTAGGTGTGCACAAAGGTTTGGACTAGAGTGGGAATGGTGAGAATAGTGAGACATCAATAGTAGATAAGTTTTGGAAGTAGAGCCAACAGAATTTGCTAATATTGGAATGTGGTGTGTGAGAGGAGTCAAGAATGAGCTCTTGGGAGAGGGGAACTGCCATGCACATAGATGAACCCATCTCCCCCGACCCCCAATatttgtgcatgttaggcaagtgatctaccactaagctacatccctagccctttttgttttgaaatatttttttaattgttgatgagcctttatttatatgcattgctgagaatcaaacccagtgcctcatgatgaggggcaagcactctaccactcagccccagccctagccctccccagccctttttactttgagacaggatctcactaaactgCTTGGGCTgtgttgaacttgcaatcctcctgccttagcctccaagtaGATGAGACCACAGATGTGCACCATTGTGCCAAGTGTCTGTGGGGATTTCATGTTGGGAAAGGGTTAGGCTAGCAGAACTTTCTTTCATGATTTAAGGTTGTGTGTATGAACCAATGCAGAGCAGATGTTATAGGATTGTTCTAAATGCAATGTCTTTTTGTCCCTGACACTTCAATAGACTGGTCCTGCAAACAGCTTCACTTTGAAGCACTCTGAGCGGCTTACTGAGGTCCTGCAGAAGCAGTCATCCTCCTCATACTCTGATATTCACTACCTTTCCAACTCTGACCATTTTAGAGTGAAGAGTTTCAGATGTCTCCTAGTTGTGTTGAAACTGGAGTCTGTACTTTTGTTTCTCATTCTGCTTGATGCTTTTGGGTGGTTTCCAAGGGAAGAGAGAAATGACTTCACTCTTCTGTCTCCAAACTGGAAGTACACATTAAGTTTTACACCCATATTACTATGGCTCAAACCCTGTTGACTTCCTTTCTGACTCTTCAACTCCCCATCCTACTCTCAGAAAGCATCCCACAATTATTTCTGGCACAGGGAAAAAGAAGGAATACCTCCTGAGAGTGTTCTCCACAAATATGTCCCTACCATTACCAAACAATGCTTTCCCTGTTCTCTCAACTCTGCGGACTGCTGTTCAGTGCCCTCAACACTGCTTCAAGAAGCCAAACTTCTACCTCTGGAAAGGGGCTCTTATGCTGTTCCCAAAGCCAGGATGTTGCCTCCAAAGACTGAATTCCATACAGTGTCATTTTGCCTGCCAATCTCTTCAAGCTACATGAAACCATTCCCAAAAGGATTGTTATATTGAAAACAAAAGATCGGTTCTGAGGTTCACATAGTTAACACATGAAACTCAGTTTTGAACTTCCAAATAACCTAAGTCCACTGGTGATATGCTTTATCAAGCATACTATTTCTTGGTATTAAGTGTTAggcaaaatttatcatgtgggtctTTCTTGTCTGGAGTATATTATCTTTAGACCAGTGGTTCTCAACCAGGAGTGATTTTTGCCCTCTGCCTAATAGGAACATTTGTCAatgtctgaagttttttttttaatattttttaaatttgttgacagacctttattttatttatttatatgtggtgctgagaattgaacccagtgcctcacacataccaggcaagtgtgctacagctgagccacagccccaatccCTGGAGATATTTTTATTGTGTCACAACTGAAAGGTGCTACTGGAATGTAGCAAATAGAGGTcagggatgctgctaaacatcctcCAATGCATAAAGATCCAATTCCACAAACAAGAGTTATCTGGCTCTTCCCACAACCAAGAGTTCTCTGGCTCTAAGTGTCAATGTTATTGAGATTGAGAAACTAGTTTTAAACTCAGGAAAAATGACCTCCCACTTTAAGACCCATGCTTTTGAGGGCCCTGCATGTCACAATACATATTTAGCAAAGAGCATGTGGTACCTCTTGTCACCTAGAATGTGGATGTGGCTCTGAGGACCAGTACAGTGTAACCTATAGCCTTAAACATTTACCATTGTGactagaaatttttatttgaaataaaagGTCACCATGTCCAAGTTTCATGAAGGTTGTAAGGAGTTTATTACTGCCAATGTCACTAAGAGACATTGCTTCAGAGTACAGAAGAATTTGAGTGGCAGAAGTGCTTCAATAAGAGAGGACACTGATTTCTCAAATCCTTCTCCCATGGATGTAATATACTCTTGCAAAATGAAATATTGTTTCCCAGAGTGGTAAATAGAGTAAAAAGTCTAGCATTCATTTAACTGGGGAGTGCCTAAAAGACAAAGCTGAGAGGACAGggaaaatcaattttttaaagagataatgAATGAGAATCTTACCAAACTGACAAAAGATATCTATCCACAGATTTGAGAATCACTACAAATCCCAAACAGGATAAATGCAAAGTTACACCAACGAATTCTGTGGTAAAAGTACTCTGAACCAAAGATGAGAAGTAAATGTAGTCAGAGAAAAAAGACACATTCTCTTCAAGGGAACAGAAGTAAGACAGCTAACTTCTCCAAAAGAAACAAGAAACCAGAAGACAACATAAGTGATGCCTTCAAAGCACTGAAATAAAAGAACTGCCATCTACAAATCCTATACCCGCTGAAAATACCcttcaaaaataaagttgtacAGATTTGTGTTGCCCAACCCAGACATGGCTTAGGATTATTAAGAAAAGGGACACATGTAAGGCAAATCTCACACTGAATTCTAATTTCTCCCAAAGTAATTTTTCAAATTACCCTAAAGGAAATGGAGTCCACACCAGTGGCAATCTCGTTAGGTAGATGAGACAGAGGGGCGCATTCAAGCCTTTTAAGGTGATTGGGATTTGGAGGGAAAATACAGGAGATGGGGGAGCATTAGAGTTCCCAAAATCTGTACAAAAATACTTTCTTGGGTCCTCAGTGGCTCCTAAACTGCACATGAACAGAAGACTTTAGGAGTCTATCAAAGCATCGCTGCTTAGAGACTAATGGTGACGTGGTTTCTGAGGCTCTCTGACACTCCTGTTGGGATGGGCAATCCACACAGGGGGCGGTGGGAGGCAGGGAGTGGTACCAAAAGTTCAGTTCCTGATCCCTGCCTTTCTTTTCTTGGCTCCAAAAAAGTCATAGCTTTACTAGCCCTCCAATGccttcaaacattttttttttgttgttgttgttgttgtttgtttgttttcccccttttggtactggggatcaaacccaagagatctttacctctgagctacctccccagctcctttttattttttattctgaaacataATCTCACtgaatttcccaggctggccttgaacttgcaaacctcttgcctcagtctcccaaggattACTAGGATTACAAGCttataccactgtgcccagcttcaaacatatttatttatttatctctgtgatgctggggattgaacccagtgccttgtgcatgtgcggcaagcactctaccaactaagctatatctccaaccccaaacatatttttatattttagtctgCTTTTTCTACTTGTTCTTAGTGGGAAAGATGGTTCAAAGTAAATGTGCTTACCATTGTTGGAAACAATTCTTTTTGTCTATaaaacattttggaaaaaaaaaattcaaggccTAAATCAATAGGGATACatatattgtgtgcatatattaggaaactcaatattgtaaaagatgcaaaTCTTCCCAAAGTAATCTACGTGGAAACCTGCTCAATTTAAAAGGAAAATCCTACTGAGATGGTAGATGAAAATTGGCTATTGATTctaaagcttatgagtaaatataAAAGACCCCCAAAAACTTAAGACATTTGTGAAGAATAAGAAGAGTAAGATAGATGCTTTGCTTTCTAGGTATTAGAACTTACTTTATATCTctagtaattaaaatattatgatATTGTCACAGAGATAGACAAATACAAAACATAATAGAAAAAAAGGCCCTGAAATAGGCTCACACAGATTCTTGATTTATGACAAAATCAGCATTAGGAAATGACAGTTCTTCAGATGGATTGTAGATCTGTGAAACACAAAATAACAAACCTCCTAGAAAATACCATAGGAGAACATTTTTATCACTTGAGTATGGGAAGACTTTTTAAAACAGGAAgcaaaacaaactatagagaaaaagttTACAAACTCAACTATCTTAGAATTATCCATGTCTATTCATCCAGACACCATAAGAGAGTGCAAAGGCAAGCCCCAGAGTGGGAGAGAGATTTGCAATGCATACAATCCACATGGCAGAAACTTCTTGAGCTCTGCCTCACATCCTCTCAGTTCACATTTTACTCTGTTCCTGCAATATTACTGCTCCAGGACTGGACACAACTGTCCTTCTGCCCCTGCTACCTCCATGATCATGTGAAATCACAGGTGTGTGGTCTGGAAAAGTCAGGGCCTTAACACCTTATGGGAGATCCTTTGGTCAGTGCGGGTCTTGGACTAAAGCAGAAAAACTATCATAACTCAAGTGGATAATTTTGAGGTGCATCCTACACGGCCCCTCAGATGTCAGTGAGATTAAGCCCATGTTTTCTACAACAGTGACTGACTCAAGAAGATACCCTTCTTTGGTTTACCGAACTTGCCTTTCTGCTTCTGTTCCTAGACATATTTCTCAAATAAATGTCTTCCCTATAAGCTCTTGCTTCAGGCTCTTTTCTGGGATAACTTAGTCTAAATCTTTACTCCAGAACCCTACAATCCACTCagaaaaaaacactgaaaaatgCTTTACAAAAAGTAAAATCCAAATGGTCAGTGGACGTTTAAAAAGGTGTTCAacagagctgggattgtggctcagtggtagagcactcgcctagcacgggcagggcccaggttcgatcctcagcaccacataaaaataaaggcattgtgttgcgtccatctacacctaaaaaaacagatattttttttaaaaaaggtgttcaacatcattaataaTCAGAAACATGCTAATTGAACTTTTTTCATAGTtatcaaaattactttaaaaaattaacaaaaggtTTTGGTGAGCATATTAATTATCCATCACTGTGTAACAAATTGCCCCAAGATTAATGGCTTAAGACAATAAACATTGATCATCTCACCATTTCCACAGGTCAGGAGTCCGGGCTTCCTGGCTACCTCTCGCTCAGGGTCTCTCACAAGGCAATAATCAAGGATGCAGCCTCAAGATTCCACTGGGGGAGGACCCACA
Encoded proteins:
- the C2H11orf58 gene encoding small acidic protein isoform X1, coding for MSAARESHPHGVKRSASPDDDLGSSNWEAADLGNEERKQKFLRLMGAGKKEHTGRLVIGDHKSTSHFRTGEEDKKINEELESQYQQSMDSKLSGRYRRHCGLGFSEVEDHDGEGDVAGDDDDDDDSPDPESPDDSESDSESEKEESAEELQATEHPDEVEDPKNKKDAKSNYKMMFVKSSGS
- the C2H11orf58 gene encoding small acidic protein isoform X2, giving the protein MDSKLSGRYRRHCGLGFSEVEDHDGEGDVAGDDDDDDDSPDPESPDDSESDSESEKEESAEELQATEHPDEVEDPKNKKDAKSNYKMMFVKSSGS